The following proteins are encoded in a genomic region of Zea mays cultivar B73 chromosome 9, Zm-B73-REFERENCE-NAM-5.0, whole genome shotgun sequence:
- the LOC100191977 gene encoding argininosuccinate lyase, producing the protein MAFTSQSLIFRAPASPSCARITPSSGRVTLRDRSAVFPLVAAASTSMASSESEDKRETKLWGGRFEEGVTDAVERFTESISYDWQLYKYDIMGSKAHASMLAGQGLITATDRDIILEGLDQIERLIQEGKFEWRKDREDVHMNIEAALIERVGEPAKKLHTARSRNDQIVTDLRLWCRDAIDRILIRIKQLQVSLVILASKYVDLIVPGYTHLQRAQPVLLPHLLLSYVEQLERDAGRLVNCRERMNFCPLGACALAGTGLPIDRFQTAKDLKFTAPMKNSIDAVSDRDFVLEFLAANSIAAVHLSRIGEEWVLWASEEFGFLIPSDKVSTGSSIMPQKKNPDPMELVRGKSARVVGDLMTVLTLCKGLPQAYNRDLQEDKEPLFDSVKAVLGMLEVCTEFAQNISFNSKRIQSSLPAGYLDATTLADYLVKKGVPFRTSHEIVGRSVALCVSKNCQLAELELADLKSVHPVFEDDVYEYLGVENAVNKFISYGSTGSEQVKKQLEDWRIQLGVSS; encoded by the exons ATGGCATTCACTTCCCAATCCCTAATCTTCCGGGCACCCGCCTCGCCCTCTTGTGCCCGCATAACCCCGTCATCCGGTCGCGTCACCCTCCGGGACCGCAGCGCCGTTTTCCCGCTCGTCGCGGCGGCCTCCACCTCGATGGCGTCCTCGGAGAGCGAAGATAAGAGGGAAACCAAGCTGTGGGGCGGGCGGTTCGAGGAGGGCGTCACCGACGCCGTGGAGCGCTTCACGGAGTCCATATCCTACGACTGGCAGCTCTACAAATACGACATAATGGGCAGCAAGGCCCACGCCTCCATGCTCGCTGGCCAG GGTTTGATAACAGCTACTGATAGGGATATCATCTTAGAGGGGCTTGATCAGATAGAGAGGCTGATCCAAGAAGGCAAATTTGAGTGGAGGAAGGACCGGGAGGATGTGCATATGAACATTGAAGCGGCTCTAATTGAAAGGGTTGGTGAGCCAGCCAAGAAGTTGCATACTGCTAGGAGCCGCAATGACCAAATTGTGACGGATCTAAGGCTATGGTGCCGTGATGCTATTGACAGGATTTTGATTCGTATCAAGCAGCTTCAG GTGTCTCTGGTTATTTTGGCTTCAAAATATGTTGATTTAATAGTCCCAGGTTATACCCATCTGCAAAGGGCGCAGCCTGTTCTGCTGCCACATCTTCTCTTATCATATGTTGAACAG TTGGAGCGTGATGCTGGTCGGCTGGTCAACTGCAGGGAGCGAATGAATTTCTGTCCTCTTGGTGCTTGTGCTTTGGCTGGAACTGGACTTCCCATTGATAGGTTTCAAACTGCTAAAGATTTGAAATTTACAGCTCCAATGAAGAATAG CATTGATGCAGTATCAGACCGTGATTTTGTACTTGAGTTTCTTGCTGCCAATTCGATTGCTGCTGTCCATCTTTCGCGAATTGGTGAAGAATGGGTTCTTTGGGCATCAGAGGAATTTGGGTTTCTGATACCAAGTGACAAAGTTTCAACTGGAAGCAGCATTATGCCCCAGAAGAAAAATCCAGACCCAATGGAGCTTGTTCGTGGGAAATCTGCTAGGGTTGTTGGAGACCTCATGACTGTTCTAACCCTCTGTAAAGGCCTTCCACAGGCCTACAACCGTGACCTTCAG GAAGACAAGGAACCCTTGTTTGATAGTGTGAAAGCTGTATTAGGAATGCTTGAAGTATGCACAGAGTTTGCTCAAAATATCTCTTTTAATTCAAAAAGAATACAAAGTTCACTTCCAGCTGGTTATCTGGATGCAACGACGCTGGCGGATTATCTCGTGAAGAAG GGAGTCCCTTTCAGAACTTCTCACGAGATAGTTGGAAGGTCTGTTGCTCTATGCGTCTCCAAGAACTGTCAGCTAGCTGAGCTTGAATTGGCTGACCTAAAATCTGTCCATCCTGTATTTGAGGATGACGTCTATGAATACCTGGGGGTTGAAAACGCTGTAAACAAGTTCATATCCTATGGCTCTACTGGTTCAGAACAAGTGAAAAAGCAGCTTGAGGATTGGCGCATCCAGCTCGGGGTGAGCTCATAA